A genomic segment from Actinoplanes sichuanensis encodes:
- a CDS encoding chitinase has product MQTATPLARPEPDDPLADPDWQEPEAPVQKLSWLRLGFLILLVAGIGGGGAAAVIHYRDTAGPAAKSWAVPYVDVTLTPTFEFQDPAVNPANDVALAFVVADPEDGCAPSWGGAYTPDEAAASLELDRRIEQLRAAGGDIMLSVGGLTNTELAVACTDQARLTDAYRQLVRRYDLKTLDLDIEGTAVADQASLKRRATALSTLQAERKAAGETLSVWLTLPVTPDGLTADGVAAVRTTLEGGVALDGVNPMIMDYGTGGSSPDMLEMGISALKATHKQLSDLYLRLGVQLTGPEVWSRIGATPMIGQNDIDAERFTVADAQGLAAFAVDNGLGRVSMWSLNRDAPCTGTFTNVVVHSNTCSGVSQEKLAFSKVFADLPGAIVGSSGREAVTIPAQSSITDDPAKSPYPVWRLTAQYVRGYKVVWHGVVYEAKWANQGTDPSAGGDSTTPTPWSVIGPVTSTDVAPSPSPTVTGVTDEWDPKTIYVRGQKVMFDGLPYEARWTSTGDAPSTEYPISPDDPWKPLFIVPGEPVTS; this is encoded by the coding sequence ATGCAGACCGCCACCCCCTTGGCGCGGCCGGAACCGGACGATCCGCTCGCGGATCCGGACTGGCAGGAACCCGAGGCGCCGGTGCAGAAGCTGTCCTGGCTGCGGCTCGGTTTCCTGATCCTGTTGGTGGCCGGGATCGGCGGGGGCGGCGCGGCCGCGGTGATCCACTACCGGGACACCGCCGGACCGGCGGCCAAGTCGTGGGCGGTGCCGTACGTCGACGTCACGCTCACCCCGACGTTCGAGTTCCAGGACCCGGCGGTGAACCCGGCCAACGACGTGGCCCTGGCGTTCGTGGTCGCCGACCCGGAGGACGGGTGCGCACCCAGCTGGGGCGGCGCCTACACGCCCGACGAGGCGGCCGCGTCGCTGGAGCTGGACCGGCGGATCGAGCAGCTGCGCGCGGCCGGCGGCGACATCATGCTCAGCGTCGGTGGCCTGACCAACACCGAGCTGGCGGTGGCCTGCACCGACCAGGCCCGGCTGACTGACGCCTACCGGCAGCTGGTGCGCCGTTACGACCTGAAGACCCTGGACCTGGACATCGAGGGGACCGCCGTCGCCGACCAGGCGTCCCTGAAGCGCCGCGCGACCGCCCTCTCGACCCTGCAGGCCGAGCGGAAGGCGGCCGGCGAGACGCTGAGCGTGTGGCTGACCCTCCCGGTCACGCCGGACGGTCTCACCGCCGACGGCGTCGCCGCGGTGCGGACCACGCTGGAGGGCGGGGTCGCGCTGGACGGCGTCAACCCGATGATCATGGATTACGGCACCGGCGGTTCCAGCCCGGACATGCTCGAGATGGGCATCAGCGCGTTGAAGGCCACCCACAAGCAGCTGTCCGACCTCTACCTGCGGCTCGGCGTGCAGCTGACCGGGCCCGAGGTGTGGTCGCGGATCGGCGCCACCCCGATGATCGGGCAGAACGACATCGACGCCGAGCGGTTCACCGTCGCCGACGCGCAGGGGCTGGCCGCCTTCGCGGTCGACAACGGCCTCGGCCGGGTGTCGATGTGGTCGCTGAACCGGGACGCCCCGTGCACCGGCACCTTCACCAACGTGGTCGTGCACTCCAACACCTGCAGTGGCGTCTCCCAGGAGAAGCTGGCCTTCTCCAAGGTGTTCGCCGACCTGCCGGGCGCGATCGTGGGCAGCTCCGGACGGGAGGCGGTGACCATCCCGGCGCAGTCGTCGATCACCGACGACCCGGCGAAGAGCCCCTACCCGGTGTGGCGTCTCACCGCCCAGTACGTGCGCGGCTACAAGGTCGTCTGGCACGGTGTCGTCTACGAGGCGAAGTGGGCCAACCAGGGCACCGACCCGTCGGCCGGCGGTGACTCCACCACACCCACCCCGTGGTCCGTGATCGGCCCGGTGACCTCGACCGACGTGGCGCCGTCGCCGAGTCCCACGGTCACCGGCGTGACCGACGAGTGGGACCCGAAGACGATCTACGTACGCGGACAGAAGGTGATGTTCGACGGGCTGCCGTACGAGGCCCGCTGGACCAGCACCGGTGACGCCCCGTCGACCGAGTACCCGATCAGCCCCGATGATCCGTGGAAACCGCTGTTCATCGTGCCGGGGGAACCGGTCACCAGCTGA
- a CDS encoding acyl-CoA dehydrogenase family protein — protein sequence MSTNVSEKQARQTAEAARESEWRQPSFGKELFLGRFRLDLIHPRPAPAPRPEFLDHLADYLRSEVDGARIEREARIPDEVFHGLAELGAFGMKIDQEYGGLGLSNLHYCQALTMTGSVNAAVGALLSAHQSIGVPQPLKMFGTPEQKKAFLPRLAAGEVSAFLLTEPDVGSDPARLGTVAEPVEGGFQLNGVKLWATNGTVATLLVVMARVPEKGITAFVVEGDSPGITVERRNAFLGLRGLENSVTRFHDVFVPEANVIGGLGKGLRIALSTLNTGRLSLPAMCVGAGKRALAIAREWSADRVQWGRPVGSHEAVAKKIAFIAASTYAMESMLDLCCLIADDARNDIRIEAALVKLFASEIAWQVADELVQIRGGRGYETAESLTARGERPSETEQILRDLRINRIFEGSTEIMHLLIAREAVDAHLAVAGDIIDPEADLGRKARAGARAGAFYARWLPTLAVGQGQNPTGYGEFGPLAAHLRYVERTSRKLARSTFYAMSRWQGKLERRQAFLGRIVDIGAELFAMTAVCVRAHAERADRPEGRELADLFCRQARLRAEARFADLWDNTDRLDVTAAERVLSGRYAFVEEGVIHPPADAPWVAPWSPGASTAEDVRRRLR from the coding sequence ATGAGCACGAACGTCTCGGAGAAACAGGCACGGCAGACCGCTGAAGCCGCTCGCGAGTCCGAGTGGCGCCAGCCCAGCTTCGGTAAGGAACTCTTCCTGGGCCGCTTCCGTCTCGATCTGATCCACCCACGGCCGGCTCCCGCGCCACGGCCCGAGTTCCTCGACCACCTGGCCGACTACCTGCGCTCCGAGGTGGACGGCGCCCGCATCGAGCGGGAGGCCCGGATCCCCGACGAGGTCTTCCACGGCCTCGCCGAGCTCGGCGCCTTCGGCATGAAGATCGACCAGGAGTACGGCGGGCTCGGGTTGTCCAATCTGCACTATTGTCAGGCGCTCACGATGACCGGTTCGGTGAACGCCGCGGTCGGCGCCCTGCTGTCGGCACACCAGTCGATCGGTGTGCCGCAGCCGCTGAAGATGTTCGGCACGCCCGAGCAGAAGAAGGCGTTCCTGCCCCGGCTGGCCGCCGGCGAGGTGTCCGCGTTCCTGCTGACCGAGCCGGACGTCGGCTCCGACCCGGCGCGGCTGGGCACCGTGGCCGAACCGGTCGAGGGCGGTTTCCAGCTCAACGGCGTGAAGCTGTGGGCCACCAACGGCACGGTCGCCACCCTGCTCGTGGTGATGGCCCGGGTCCCGGAGAAGGGCATCACCGCGTTCGTGGTCGAGGGCGACTCGCCGGGCATCACGGTGGAGCGGCGCAACGCGTTCCTCGGGCTGCGCGGCCTGGAGAACAGCGTCACCCGGTTCCACGACGTGTTCGTCCCGGAGGCGAACGTGATCGGCGGCCTCGGCAAGGGCCTGCGGATAGCGCTGTCCACGCTGAACACCGGCCGACTGTCGCTGCCGGCGATGTGCGTCGGCGCCGGCAAGCGGGCGCTGGCGATCGCCCGGGAGTGGTCGGCGGACCGGGTGCAGTGGGGCCGTCCGGTCGGCTCACACGAGGCGGTGGCCAAGAAGATCGCGTTCATCGCGGCGTCCACCTACGCCATGGAGTCCATGCTGGACCTCTGCTGCCTGATCGCCGACGACGCGCGCAACGACATCCGGATCGAGGCCGCGCTGGTCAAACTGTTCGCCAGCGAGATCGCCTGGCAGGTCGCCGACGAGCTGGTGCAGATCCGCGGCGGCCGCGGCTACGAGACGGCCGAGTCGTTGACCGCTCGCGGCGAGCGCCCCTCGGAGACCGAGCAGATCCTGCGTGACCTGCGGATCAACCGGATCTTCGAGGGCTCGACCGAGATCATGCACCTGCTGATCGCCCGGGAGGCGGTGGACGCGCACCTCGCGGTGGCGGGCGACATCATCGACCCGGAGGCCGATCTCGGCCGGAAGGCCCGCGCGGGGGCGCGGGCGGGGGCGTTCTACGCGCGGTGGCTGCCCACTCTCGCGGTGGGTCAAGGGCAGAATCCGACGGGGTACGGCGAATTCGGCCCCCTGGCGGCGCATCTGCGGTACGTGGAGCGCACGTCCCGCAAGCTGGCCCGGTCGACGTTCTACGCGATGTCCCGCTGGCAGGGAAAGCTGGAGCGTAGGCAGGCGTTCCTGGGCCGGATCGTGGACATCGGCGCGGAGTTGTTCGCGATGACCGCGGTGTGCGTGCGTGCCCACGCCGAGCGTGCTGACCGTCCCGAGGGCCGCGAGCTGGCCGATCTGTTCTGCCGGCAGGCCCGGCTGCGTGCCGAGGCGAGGTTCGCCGACCTGTGGGACAACACCGACCGGCTCGACGTGACGGCCGCCGAGCGGGTGCTGTCCGGCCGCTACGCCTTCGTCGAGGAGGGCGTGATCCACCCACCGGCGGACGCTCCGTGGGTGGCCCCGTGGTCGCCCGGTGCCAGTACCGCCGAGGACGTACGGCGGCGCCTGAGATGA
- a CDS encoding carbonic anhydrase, producing MLESKLNRRFFLGAGGAVAGSIALGGLGSSAAMAADAGPTPDAVLANLLAGNKRFVASKCKHPHLSRERIGVVSKGQHPFAIILGCADSRVAPELLFDQGVGDLFVNRVAGNAVDPLLLGSMEYAAEEFVPPLVMVLGHERCGAVAATQGCVRTGGKAPGHIQSIVEALTPIVGPYAGDGDAAVENGVQANVKAQVAAVLAQSDIIREKVEAGHMKVVGARYDLDSGKVTVLA from the coding sequence TTGCTCGAGTCGAAGCTCAACCGCCGTTTCTTCCTCGGTGCCGGCGGTGCCGTTGCCGGATCGATCGCCCTCGGCGGTCTCGGGTCCTCGGCCGCGATGGCCGCCGACGCCGGACCGACCCCGGACGCGGTCCTCGCGAACCTGCTCGCCGGCAACAAGCGCTTCGTCGCCAGCAAGTGCAAGCACCCGCACCTGAGCCGTGAGCGGATCGGGGTCGTCTCCAAGGGGCAGCACCCGTTCGCGATCATCCTGGGCTGCGCCGACTCGCGGGTCGCGCCGGAGCTGCTCTTCGACCAGGGTGTCGGTGACCTGTTCGTGAACCGGGTGGCCGGCAACGCGGTCGACCCGCTGCTGCTGGGCAGCATGGAGTACGCGGCGGAGGAGTTCGTGCCGCCGTTGGTCATGGTGCTCGGCCACGAGCGCTGCGGCGCGGTCGCGGCCACCCAGGGCTGTGTGCGTACCGGCGGTAAGGCGCCCGGCCACATCCAGTCGATCGTCGAGGCCCTCACCCCGATCGTCGGGCCGTACGCCGGCGACGGTGACGCGGCCGTCGAGAACGGTGTCCAGGCGAACGTGAAGGCGCAGGTCGCGGCCGTTCTGGCGCAGAGCGACATCATCCGGGAGAAGGTCGAGGCCGGGCACATGAAGGTGGTCGGAGCCCGTTACGACCTGGACTCGGGCAAGGTCACCGTTCTGGCCTGA